The following are encoded in a window of Hypanus sabinus isolate sHypSab1 unplaced genomic scaffold, sHypSab1.hap1 scaffold_80, whole genome shotgun sequence genomic DNA:
- the LOC132390176 gene encoding zinc finger protein 226-like, producing MDHQRVHTEERPFTCSDCGKGFTYSSQLKIHQRIHTGERPFTCSDCGKGFTQLAGLQAHQSVHTGERPFTCSDCGKGFTSSSQLKVHQRVHTGERPFNCSDCGKGFTQLANLQAHQSVHTGERPFSCLDCGKGFNSSSKLKVHQQVHTGERPFTCSDCGKGFTQLANLQAHQSIHTGEWPFKCLECGKGFIRSSQLKVHQSVHSGERPFTCSNCGKGFTLSSQLKVHQRVHTGERPFTCSDCGKGFTQLSGLQAHQSVHTGERPFNCSDCGKGFTRLSSLQAHHSVHTGERPFTCSVCGKGFTLSSCLLTHQSVHTGEWPFTCSHCGKGFTRSSQLKVHQRVHTGERPFTCLDCGKGFTSSSQLKVHQRVHTGERPFTCSDCGKGFTQLATLQAHHLVHTGERPFNCSDCGKGFTRSSQLKVHQRVHTGERPFTCSDCGKGFTQLAGLQAHQSVHTEERPFTCIFCGKGFTQSSQLKVHERIHTGERPFTCSDCGKGFTRSSRLLTHQSVHTGERPLTSC from the coding sequence atggatcaccagcgagttcacactgaggagcggcctttcacctgctcggactgtgggaaaggattcacctactcatcccaactgaagatacatcagcgaattcacactggagagaggccattcacctgctcagactgtgggaagggattcacacaattAGCTggcctacaagcacaccagtctgttcacactggggagaggccattcacctgctcagactgtgggaagggattcacttcgtcatctcaactgaaggtacatcagcgagttcacactggggagaggccgttcaactgctcagactgtggaaagggattcacacagttagctaacctacaagcacaccagtcagttcacactggggagagaccgttctcttgcttagactgtgggaagggattcaattcATCATCTaaactgaaagtacatcagcaagttcacactggggagaggccattcacctgctcagactgtgggaagggattcacacagttagctaacctacaagcacaccagtcaattcacactggagagtggccgTTCAAATgcttagaatgtgggaaggggttcattcggtcatctcaactgaaggtacatcagtcagttcactctggagagaggccattcacctgctcaaactgtgggaagggattcactttgtcatctcaactgaaggtacatcagcgagttcacactggggagaggccgttcacctgctcagactgtgggaagggattcacacagttatctggcctgcaagcacaccagtcagttcacactggcgagaggccgttcaactgctcagactgtggtaagGGATTCACACGGTTATCTAGCCTGCAAGCACACCAttcagttcacactggcgagaggccattcacctgctcagtctgtgggaagggattcactctatcatcttgcctactgacacaccagtcagttcacactggagagtggccattcacctgctcacactgtgggaagggattcactcggtcatctcaactgaaggtacatcagcgagttcacactggggagaggccattcacctgcttggactgtggaaagggattcacttcgtcatctcaactgaaagtccatcagcgagttcacactggggagaggccgttcacttgctcagactgtgggaagggattcactcagttagctacTCTACAAGCACACCatttagttcacactggggagaggccattcaactgctcagactgtgggaagggattcactcggtcatctcaattgaaggtacatcagcgagtacacactggggagaggccattcacctgctcagactgtgggaagggattcacacagttagctggcctacaagcacaccagtcagttcacactgaggagaggccgttcacctgcatattctgtgggaagggattcactcaatcatctcaattgaaggtacatgAGCGAATTCACAcaggtgagaggccattcacctgctcagactgtgggaagggattcactcggtcatctcgcctactgacacaccagtcagttcacactggagagagaccgTTAACCTCCTGTTAA